The following are encoded in a window of Spea bombifrons isolate aSpeBom1 chromosome 2, aSpeBom1.2.pri, whole genome shotgun sequence genomic DNA:
- the C2H11orf65 gene encoding protein MFI — translation MDTRDLSDSVTSYPDIHNAELDTAVRIIQRAFRRILDMNVFKYYKNLINFKVKGDPRFLLKCINPREAQLIDAAAGVHVRFRLGGMQFPPNIYYKLFTHRPVVDMCANSPKDYTHLSQKQPLPKQIHNRGEAPEPDCSRWYTRVENNGWRLLTLRVFGGTDQVTAADNRKRLTFHHSRRQRKQDAKRKQKQRKIDWMRKMYYQGSLHAQTADPDTASLVQQATQGILNSVEENGSEAVMDWEVDELLRWTNALNFEEYIGDWKAVGTSKSSSAFKGTTFIRSTYDLYEFSQLSPGSETSSIITENEKE, via the exons ATGGATACGAGGGATCTGAGCGATTCGGTTACAAGCTATCCGGACATCCACAACGCGGAGCTGGATACGGCTGTGAGAATCATACAACGAGCCTTCCGCAGGATCCTG gACATGAATGTtttcaaatattataaaaatctcATCAATTTTAAAGTGAAAGGCGATCCGCGATTCTTACTTAAATGCATCAACCCCCGAGAG GCGCAGCTGATAGATGCCGCCGCCGGGGTCCACGTACGCTTTCGATTGGGAGGG ATGCAGTTTCcaccaaatatatattacaagCTGTTCACCCACAGGCCGGTGGTGGATATGTGTGCCAATAGTCCCAAGGATTACACCCACCTATCACAGAAACAGCCGCTGCCCAAACAGATCCACAACCGCGGCGAAGCCCCCGAGCCGGACTGCAGCAGATGGTACACCCGGGTGGAGAACAACGGCTGGAGGCTTCTCACGCTAAGA GTTTTTGGCGGCACGGATCAAGTGACCGCCGCAGATAACAGGAAAAGGCTGACGTTTCACCATTCCAGACGGCAGAGGAAACAGGATGCCAAAAGAAAGCAGAAACAGAGGAAAATTGACTGGATGAGAAAAAT GTATTACCAAGGAAGTTTGCATGCGCAGACAGCGGACCCGGACACCGCGAGCCTCGTCCAGCAGGCTACTCAAGGCATCCTAAACTCTGTAGAGGAGAATGGAAGTGAAGCGGTCATGGACTGGGAGGTGGACGAGCTGCTACGGTGGACCAACGCGCTCAATTTTGAAGA GTACATAGGTGATTGGAAAGCAGTAGGAACAAGTAAATCATCATCTGCATTCAAAG gcacaacattcatTCGCTCAACATACGATCTCTACGAGTTCTCACAACTATCTCCAGGCAGCGAAACGTCCTCCATCATCACTGAGAATGAAAAAGAATAA